One Elusimicrobiota bacterium genomic window carries:
- a CDS encoding fibronectin type III domain-containing protein: MSINKVSLLQYCCIFACVLMTSISFADVMRGTSYYLTSDVIDAAGITNVDDANIPKTSIKKVSFSMGQVIAGLANGSTYKGKLGFLYTYEVAESSDVLPPSAISDLVASGSSGDVTSEGSLMLRWTAPGNDDTAGTAYSYNLRYSSVTNINTNTEFDDSSLAKTIDGQFPPSPEVAGSTQSMVVVNLVPGATYFFAIRALDAKNSGVWSRSTGINENNFAVAYDSPPPVAIITDIVQRTSELRVFWSTTAVTADDISHYELWCDSVTSEMSSKYLVLTTTGLEYAHTGLTNDVTYYYQVITVDNLPLELKSQPSNTLESYPSAGIIPDAPQMFNGYAAGVDSIVWEWTAVGEVTGYRIYSSSSLVVTELMANDTYWIQGGLTQNTPSDVKYIVSYNTVVGESARKNLDTSYPVFTYALPAVGLEITEATVSKVTLQWTANGNPENTRYGIQYSGDDFTVDITTYSTNVLQTTATVYGLSPGNTYYFRVHAYNGNGIQTGYSNVVSTLTAFGIAPGSVTDLRMELTNSTSIQLTWTAPGADGTIGDLANATYIIAYSDIDSDGITTESEWNIARLMNEFRISTTTVLGAAESVIITGLMSSTTYSFSIKVIDSGDTWSGLSNSLVAWTVNTEPPGMPTQNTAVVDTTNKTITLNWLNPEDTDFRGVLVVWRTDRAPENAGDGTVVTKYGVPGTTDSYKFTNLTWGTTYYVAMYAFDSGENYSVPVSTNYTFIPLEAIPPNRVLGLRGESTGTFSYSLYWTKVTNNIDGTICTDLAKYQVYRGTSMFSCNEPRGVILSTSSITDRMTYTEYYAGGRIVYYYRVVAVDLYDNASDSSWVVDNTEDANIYIITGDKKAWAVLTSNAARVLYKDLNNSYNANLDIFLSLDEETGDAYTMNLFNSLTEESIDNFRFPSPGPLYVFVYDTAQFADTDSIVVNRNNGIEWVAIGGSKDTSAKTVSVRYIYSGTFKLQKVEKSDKFEVTKITSKIFTPQLEDETGVLNRARFYCNNPKGSKTVGKVFNLMSALVQDKLDVESEGNGVTVLYWDGKDKSGKVVDSGVYIYQIEADGRVQTGTVVVAK; encoded by the coding sequence ATGTCAATTAATAAAGTGTCTCTTCTTCAGTATTGCTGTATATTTGCTTGCGTGTTAATGACTTCAATAAGTTTTGCTGATGTAATGAGAGGGACGAGTTATTATCTTACATCTGATGTTATTGATGCTGCTGGTATAACTAATGTTGATGATGCTAATATTCCAAAAACATCAATAAAAAAAGTTTCATTCTCAATGGGTCAGGTTATTGCGGGGTTGGCTAACGGGAGTACTTATAAAGGAAAACTCGGGTTTCTTTATACATACGAAGTTGCGGAAAGTAGCGATGTACTGCCGCCGTCAGCAATCTCTGATCTTGTTGCTAGCGGGAGCAGTGGTGATGTTACCTCAGAGGGAAGCCTTATGCTTAGGTGGACTGCACCGGGGAATGATGATACAGCAGGGACAGCGTATAGTTATAACCTGAGATATTCAAGTGTAACTAATATTAATACAAATACGGAGTTTGATGATAGCTCATTGGCAAAAACTATTGACGGGCAGTTTCCTCCGTCACCTGAGGTTGCGGGGTCAACACAATCGATGGTGGTTGTGAATTTAGTGCCCGGTGCAACATACTTTTTTGCGATTCGCGCGCTTGACGCAAAAAATTCTGGGGTTTGGTCACGCAGTACGGGGATTAATGAAAACAATTTTGCGGTTGCATATGATAGCCCACCGCCGGTAGCTATAATTACGGATATTGTTCAAAGAACTTCTGAGTTAAGGGTTTTTTGGAGTACTACAGCAGTAACGGCGGATGATATCAGTCATTACGAACTATGGTGCGATTCTGTTACGAGTGAGATGTCCTCTAAATATCTGGTTTTAACCACTACAGGATTAGAGTACGCGCATACCGGATTGACAAATGATGTTACTTATTATTATCAGGTGATTACCGTTGATAATTTGCCGTTGGAATTAAAAAGCCAGCCGTCTAATACCCTGGAGTCGTATCCGTCTGCCGGGATTATCCCCGACGCGCCTCAGATGTTTAACGGGTATGCCGCTGGGGTTGATTCTATAGTATGGGAATGGACTGCAGTGGGGGAAGTTACCGGGTACCGTATATACTCATCATCAAGTTTGGTAGTTACTGAACTTATGGCGAATGATACATATTGGATACAGGGCGGGTTAACACAGAATACGCCGTCTGATGTTAAGTACATCGTGAGTTATAATACTGTCGTGGGAGAGAGCGCAAGAAAGAATCTGGATACAAGTTATCCAGTGTTTACCTACGCATTACCCGCGGTCGGGCTGGAAATCACTGAAGCAACGGTATCAAAAGTTACATTACAATGGACAGCAAATGGTAATCCTGAGAATACAAGGTATGGCATTCAGTATTCCGGCGATGATTTTACCGTGGATATCACAACATACAGTACAAATGTGTTGCAGACCACCGCTACTGTTTATGGGTTATCACCGGGGAATACATACTATTTCCGCGTACATGCGTATAATGGTAATGGTATTCAAACAGGATATTCAAACGTGGTATCAACTCTAACTGCATTTGGTATTGCGCCTGGGTCGGTAACTGACCTGAGGATGGAGTTAACAAATTCTACTTCGATACAGCTTACCTGGACTGCTCCTGGAGCGGATGGAACAATAGGAGATTTGGCTAATGCCACTTATATTATTGCATATTCCGATATTGATTCTGACGGTATTACCACAGAATCGGAATGGAATATCGCGAGGTTAATGAATGAATTCAGGATTTCTACTACTACTGTTTTGGGTGCTGCCGAGAGTGTTATTATTACCGGGTTAATGAGCAGTACAACTTATTCGTTTTCTATCAAGGTAATAGATTCGGGGGATACATGGTCTGGATTATCCAATTCATTAGTTGCATGGACAGTTAATACAGAACCTCCGGGGATGCCTACACAGAACACTGCTGTAGTAGATACTACTAATAAAACCATAACGCTTAACTGGTTGAATCCTGAAGATACGGACTTCCGGGGCGTTCTCGTAGTATGGCGGACGGACCGCGCACCGGAAAACGCAGGTGACGGTACTGTAGTTACTAAATATGGCGTTCCGGGGACTACTGATTCGTATAAGTTTACTAATTTAACCTGGGGAACGACATATTATGTTGCTATGTATGCGTTTGACAGCGGTGAAAATTATTCTGTTCCCGTGAGTACAAATTATACATTTATTCCATTAGAAGCTATCCCTCCGAACCGTGTGCTGGGTTTACGCGGGGAGTCTACCGGAACGTTTAGTTATTCGTTGTACTGGACAAAAGTTACTAATAATATTGACGGCACTATCTGCACTGATTTAGCTAAGTATCAGGTATACCGCGGGACAAGTATGTTTTCGTGTAATGAACCTCGCGGAGTTATTCTCTCTACTTCATCAATCACAGATCGTATGACGTATACCGAGTATTATGCCGGCGGAAGGATTGTGTATTACTACCGTGTTGTTGCTGTGGATTTGTATGATAACGCAAGCGATAGTTCGTGGGTTGTGGATAATACGGAAGATGCAAATATTTATATCATTACCGGAGATAAGAAAGCCTGGGCGGTGTTAACCAGTAATGCCGCTAGAGTTTTGTATAAGGATTTGAATAATTCTTATAACGCTAATCTTGACATATTTTTGTCGCTGGATGAAGAAACAGGTGATGCGTATACCATGAATCTCTTTAATTCGTTAACTGAAGAAAGTATTGATAATTTTAGATTCCCGTCACCAGGGCCGTTATACGTGTTTGTTTATGACACTGCGCAGTTTGCGGATACTGATAGTATTGTTGTTAATAGAAATAATGGTATTGAATGGGTTGCAATCGGTGGAAGTAAGGATACCTCCGCGAAAACTGTGAGCGTTCGGTATATATATTCCGGGACGTTCAAACTACAGAAAGTTGAAAAGTCGGATAAGTTTGAGGTAACAAAAATTACTTCAAAAATATTTACACCCCAGCTTGAGGATGAAACCGGTGTACTTAACCGGGCAAGGTTTTATTGTAATAATCCTAAGGGTTCAAAAACTGTGGGAAAAGTGTTTAACCTTATGAGCGCATTAGTGCAGGATAAGTTGGATGTTGAGTCTGAGGGTAACGGTGTAACAGTATTGTATTGGGATGGTAAAGATAAGTCCGGAAAAGTTGTTGATTCCGGGGTGTATATTTATCAGATAGAGGCTGATGGCAGGGTTCAAACCGGGACGGTTGTTGTTGCAAAATAG